A segment of the bacterium genome:
CGCTCTCGTACGTCGACCACTGGTCGCTCGTGAGCAGTGCCTTCAGCTCGCCGTCCTTCGCGTCTTGGAGCGCGCGGATCTCCGACGCCTTCTTCATCGCCCACTCCGAGCCCTTCAGCACGGGCTCCGCCTTCTCGGCGTAGCGCAGATTCAGCGCCGCCACCTGCGTGGTCTGGTCCGGCGTCAGCACGAGTGCGGTCTTCAAGTAGGCCGTCTGCGCGGCGGCGCGCTGCGCGGGCGTGGTCTTCGCGAGCACGTCGAGCTGCGCGGCGGCGGGCGCGACCGCGACGAGGAGCGCGAGGCAGGCGAGAAGGCGACGCATGCCGCGTTTTCGCACGGCCCCCGACCCCAGGCGAGGCGGGGCGCTCTATTTCGCGTGCGTGCGGAGGAACTCGAGCGTGAGCGGCCACGCCCGCTCGGTCGCGCGTAGGTTGGCCCCTTCCTGCCCGCTCTGCTGGCGCAGGAAGCCGTGCCCCGCACCCTCGAACACGTGCGGGGCGTAGCGCGCACCGAGGGCTTCGCTCGCGGGCTCGATCGTCGCGTTCACGCGCGCGTCCTCACTGCCGTAGAGGCCGAGGATGGACGCCGTGCCGCCCGACGGCGTCTCCGGCGCCGTCCCGTAGTAGATGAAGCCGTCGGCGGCGAGCTGATCGGCGACGGCGCGGAGCCAGTCGGTGAGGCCGAAGATCTCGTGGACGACGATCACCACCGGCGCCTTGTCCTTGCGCTCGGGGTAGACGACCCACGTCTTCACCGGCGTGCCCGCGACGTCGACCGACACGAGCTCGCCGTGGCGCGGCGACGTCGCGAGCCGCTGCTTCGCGGTCTCCTCCGACGGCGGCAGCGTCGGTGCGGCGGCGCGGGCGACGGTGGTGGCGGGTGGCCAGGGAACAACCGACATCGCCTGTGTCGAAGGTCGTCCTCTCCGCCGTGCCGCAGGCGCGGTCGTTCGTCTGCGCGAGCGAGATGTTGGCGTTGTCGTCGAAGGTGAGGATGGCGAAGGCGTTCAGCAGGCTTCCCTGCTGGAGCAGCACGACCTGATCGAGGCCGGGGTCGAGCCAGTCGAACCGACCGGTGGTGACCTGGATCAGCTTCCCCTCCTGCCCCAGGTCGAAGCTGTCGGCCTGCGTGGGCGCGAGCGTCGCGCTCACCGTGTAGCTGACGAGCGTTCCGACGTTCACCGCCAGCAGGATTTCCGTCGTATCCGGGGTATTGTCGTAGTTGCCCGTGGTGAGCGACGCGCCGGTGATCGTCTGGGTGAGGCCGGTCGTGTAGGTGGTCGCTTGGTTGATCACCTGCGTCGTGCCGTCGACGGTGTAGAACTGCAGCACGAACGCGGTCGTGTTGTTGGGCAGGGTCGTATAGAGCGCGGCGACCAGCTCGTAGGCGCTGGTCGCCGGTGCTGGGACACGCTCCACCCGCGGCGACCGCCTTCGCCTCCAGCCTCGGCCACTTGGCGTCGTACTTCGTCAGGCACTTCTGGAGCGCGGTCGCGCGCGCCGCCACATCGGCCGTCAGGGCGAACTTCGCCTCCGCCTTCTGCCGGCAGGAGGCGTACTTCGCAGCCTCGTCGGGTGACGTGGCAACGGTGACGCTGCCGGCCATCCACTGGAGCGCGCTCGGCAAGAACACGCTCGTGGGCGGCCAGGCACCTTCAAGGGCGCGCGCAGCTCGCCCGCGCCGGCGGAGTGTCCGGGGATGCCGGACGGCGGTTCGCCGAGCGGCGCGTTCCTGAGCGCACGCTGAGTCGGCTGGCCATGCGTTGCTAATGCGACAAAATATGCGTTAAGGAAACCCCCATGCCCGAGAAAGTTCGTCGCCCGGGCGGGCGAACCGCCGACGTCAGCGGCCGTGTCGCCGATGCGACCCTCGCCCTCCTCGCGCAGGGCGGCTTCCACGCGTGCACGTTCCAGGCGGTCGCCGCCGCAGCGGGCGTGAACCGCTCCACGCTCTACCGCCGCTGGCCCACGGAGGCGGCGATGGTGCTCGATGCGATCGCAGCGATCGTCGACGCCGAGATCGTCGTTGCCGACACCGGCTCGCTCGCGGGCGATCTCCGAGCCGCGCTCCGCCGGCTCGCCGCCTTCCTCGACTCGCCGGTAGGGCGCGCGTCGATCAGTGCGGCGCTGCATCTCGAGGCCGACGCCGCGACGCTCGCCCAGCGCCGGCGGCTCTGGGCACGTCGCTGGACGGCGATCGCACCCGTCTTCGCCCGTGCGCGGGCACGCGGCGAGCTGGCCGCCGGCGTCGACGAGGCAGCGCTGCTCGCCGCCGGCGCGGGCGCGCTCTACTTCCGCGTCATCGTCTCGGCGGAGCCGCTCGACGCGAGGTGGATCCGAACCGTCGCCGGGTTGGTCGCGCGCGCGGCGGGCGGGTGATGGACCCTGCCTGACGGGACGATCCACGGCTTCGTGCGATGGCAACGGGGCGCATGGCCGCTCGACTGCCCACCATCGGCGAGGCGCTGGTACCCGTCGTCGCGCGCACCCACCCGAGCACCAGCCGCTCCTCGTGGCGATGGCCGAGCGCCTCGCGGCGGCGCGCTATCGCGAGTGGGCCGCGGCCGACGCGAATCACGCCGCCGTGCTGCGGGCGTGCGCCGATCGGGAGGAGGACATCGCCGCCCGCCGGATCGCGCCCGCCAGGCGGCAGCGGTGGCCGAGGCGCTCCGCGGGGGCCCCCGCTACGACATCGAGTATCGCGGCATTCGTCCGGACGGCGAGCTGCGCTTCCTCCACGGCCACGTCCTCTGGTCGACGGCGACGATCACGGCCGACGGCGGCGTCGCGCCCTGCAAACGGCACCTTCTAATCCCGACGACGACATGGGCCGGATCGATCCCGCGGCGCCCGCGGAGAGCCTCCTCGCCGTCTGGAACGGCCCACGCTATCGCGCTGCGCGCCGCTTCTTCCAGGCGCGCACCGGCACACCGGCGGAACGCACGCAGGTCTGCTTCGACTGTCCGAACACACGGGGGTGGGAGGACTGGCAGCGCCACCGCACGGCCGGCGGCACCGCCGGCTCCTACCGCAGCCCGTTCTCGACGAACGACGTCTGGAGCTACTTCTGGCAGCGCACGCCCGGCGCCCGACGTGCGCACGGGCGACCGGACGGCGCGGGCAGCCGTCCGCGCTTCCTGAGCGCGGCGAGACAGCCGTCCGTTCCCGCACCGTGTAGCCGCCAGTCGAGTGGGCTGGTCGGTATCCGGCGAGGTCGGTCCGTTGCCATCGTCTCCCCCGGAGCGGTAGCCGACACCCGCGCCGATGATCGAGTGCAGCGCCTCGGTATGCTCTAGGCTGGCTGCGTACACCTCGATCGCGTAGCCGGCTCGACAGATCTCTCGACGAGCTCGCCTTCTGCACATCGTCTCTACCGACGGAGGCCACCCGATGAA
Coding sequences within it:
- a CDS encoding TetR/AcrR family transcriptional regulator; the protein is MPEKVRRPGGRTADVSGRVADATLALLAQGGFHACTFQAVAAAAGVNRSTLYRRWPTEAAMVLDAIAAIVDAEIVVADTGSLAGDLRAALRRLAAFLDSPVGRASISAALHLEADAATLAQRRRLWARRWTAIAPVFARARARGELAAGVDEAALLAAGAGALYFRVIVSAEPLDARWIRTVAGLVARAAGG
- a CDS encoding dienelactone hydrolase family protein is translated as MSVVPWPPATTVARAAAPTLPPSEETAKQRLATSPRHGELVSVDVAGTPVKTWVVYPERKDKAPVVIVVHEIFGLTDWLRAVADQLAADGFIYYGTAPETPSGGTASILGLYGSEDARVNATIEPASEALGARYAPHVFEGAGHGFLRQQSGQEGANLRATERAWPLTLEFLRTHAK